Part of the Ignavibacteria bacterium genome is shown below.
TAGGCAAATCTTTTTTATGAAACGGTACAACCACTCGGCGTTTTGTTTCATGATTAATAAGTATTTGGTGACTATCTTTGGTTCTATCCAATATAAATCCTTTGCTCTCTAGAATTTTTATTATTTCTTTTGGAGTGAATGACTTAAGCTTTGACATTTGCTTCTACGGATAATGTATATTCGAATGTATTA
Proteins encoded:
- a CDS encoding addiction module toxin, HicA family, whose translation is MSKLKSFTPKEIIKILESKGFILDRTKDSHQILINHETKRRVVVPFHKKDLPKGTLYEILRQAGLSKEELKNL